The following are encoded together in the Thalassolituus oleivorans MIL-1 genome:
- a CDS encoding YdbL family protein yields MKVTLFKTLPLMLAAMLFSMTSWALELDDAKAKGLVGEQVNGYLGLVKADNMEAAALVVDINRQRKVKYQEIANKQNTQLANIEKIAGEKLVEKASEDGFYYLNSTGGWER; encoded by the coding sequence ATGAAAGTGACACTATTTAAGACCTTACCCTTAATGCTAGCGGCAATGTTATTTAGCATGACCAGCTGGGCTCTTGAGCTCGATGATGCCAAAGCCAAAGGACTTGTCGGCGAGCAAGTTAATGGCTATCTCGGTTTAGTAAAAGCCGACAATATGGAAGCAGCAGCGCTGGTTGTTGACATTAATCGTCAACGTAAAGTGAAGTATCAAGAAATTGCAAACAAGCAGAATACTCAGCTCGCTAACATCGAAAAAATTGCAGGCGAGAAATTAGTAGAAAAAGCATCAGAAGACGGCTTTTACTACCTTAATAGCACTGGCGGCTGGGAACGTTAA
- a CDS encoding LemA family protein, translating into MTTIITLVVIALVLLYIISIYNRLVTLKNRYENAFAQIDVQLKRRYDLIPNLVETAKAYLGHERNTLEAVIAARNDAAAGLKAAAQQPGNAGAMKQLSGAEGVLASAMGRLNVVMEAYPDLKANQNMMQVSEELSSTENKVAFSRQAFNDAVMSYNTFRQTFPPVFFASMFGHGSDASLLEFEDKAAIQAAPKVSF; encoded by the coding sequence ATGACAACCATAATTACATTAGTGGTTATTGCCTTGGTATTGCTTTATATCATCAGCATATATAACCGCCTAGTAACTCTAAAAAATCGCTATGAAAATGCTTTTGCGCAGATTGATGTGCAATTAAAGCGTCGTTATGATCTCATTCCCAACTTAGTTGAAACCGCTAAAGCCTATTTAGGGCACGAACGTAATACGCTTGAAGCCGTTATTGCTGCTCGAAATGACGCAGCTGCTGGCTTAAAAGCAGCTGCTCAGCAGCCGGGAAATGCCGGCGCGATGAAGCAACTATCAGGTGCCGAAGGTGTTTTAGCTAGTGCAATGGGCCGCTTAAATGTCGTCATGGAAGCTTACCCTGATTTAAAAGCCAACCAAAATATGATGCAGGTATCTGAAGAGCTAAGCAGCACAGAGAATAAAGTCGCATTTTCACGCCAAGCCTTTAACGATGCAGTCATGAGCTACAACACCTTCCGCCAAACATTTCCGCCGGTTTTCTTTGCATCAATGTTTGGCCATGGCAGCGATGCTAGCCTATTAGAGTTTGAAGATAAGGCTGCTATACAGGCTGCGCCGAAAGTAAGCTTTTAA
- a CDS encoding arylesterase produces MLRSTPLIKLGFLIGLLLNLAVFASSSRAEPTIVVVGDSISAGFGVPLQQGWLHLLEQRLQQQVPELKVVNAGVSGDTTSGGANRLPDLIETYSPELVVIELGGNDGLRGTPVKLIQRNLISMIEAAQGSGADVLLVGMQIPPNYGPRYAEALGQLYPTLAEQYKTMLLPFELLAKISTAPGMMQDDGIHPSAAAQPLLADLLAKPIEDWLTSRSN; encoded by the coding sequence TTGTTACGATCAACGCCGCTCATAAAACTAGGATTCCTTATTGGCTTATTGCTCAATCTTGCTGTTTTTGCATCATCCAGCCGAGCTGAGCCAACCATCGTTGTTGTGGGTGATAGCATTAGTGCCGGATTTGGTGTGCCACTGCAACAAGGATGGCTGCATTTATTAGAACAACGGCTGCAACAGCAGGTTCCAGAACTTAAAGTAGTCAATGCCGGAGTATCCGGTGATACCACTAGTGGCGGAGCCAACCGCCTGCCTGATCTAATCGAAACCTATTCACCAGAATTGGTCGTTATTGAACTGGGCGGCAACGACGGATTGCGCGGTACTCCGGTAAAATTAATTCAGCGTAATCTCATTAGTATGATCGAAGCAGCACAAGGGAGTGGTGCCGATGTGCTGCTTGTCGGCATGCAAATTCCACCCAACTATGGCCCGCGTTATGCGGAAGCATTGGGCCAGCTCTATCCGACGTTAGCAGAGCAATACAAAACGATGTTATTACCTTTTGAACTGTTAGCGAAAATCTCTACCGCACCAGGCATGATGCAAGATGACGGCATTCATCCGTCTGCCGCCGCCCAGCCATTGCTAGCCGACTTGTTAGCGAAACCTATCGAAGATTGGCTAACAAGCCGCTCCAACTAA
- a CDS encoding lipocalin family protein: MKKTILTLLTSVCVLFLSGCQWVTTVPYVEIPRYMGLWYQISANEVFFNEGLVGVTAEYTLLEDGSVQVFNKGFVETLDGEPSEIIGNATIWDEETNSKLKVVFPDAPNLPYPNYLIVVLDNIDYQYAVVTDPLEYTLFVLSRTPTMDDNTYAMILGELEALDVDTSKLIRTPQPSN, translated from the coding sequence ATGAAAAAAACGATTCTTACACTCTTAACGTCGGTCTGTGTGTTGTTTCTATCGGGCTGTCAGTGGGTAACAACTGTGCCTTATGTCGAGATTCCACGCTATATGGGACTCTGGTATCAGATCTCTGCTAATGAAGTATTTTTTAATGAAGGCTTGGTCGGTGTGACCGCAGAGTACACCTTGTTAGAAGATGGCAGTGTACAAGTTTTCAATAAAGGTTTTGTCGAGACCCTCGATGGTGAGCCAAGCGAGATAATCGGTAATGCGACAATATGGGATGAAGAAACTAACTCAAAGCTGAAAGTCGTTTTCCCTGACGCGCCGAACCTACCCTACCCGAATTACCTCATTGTGGTGTTGGATAATATCGATTATCAGTATGCCGTGGTGACAGATCCATTGGAGTATACCCTATTCGTGTTGAGCCGAACGCCAACGATGGATGACAACACTTACGCCATGATATTGGGTGAGCTCGAAGCATTAGATGTTGATACGTCCAAGTTAATCCGGACACCACAACCCAGTAATTGA
- a CDS encoding OmpA family protein, which yields MKKSLLLSAIAISSLTSAQQAAAEYDYYVTYGAGHTDHEISGDYFYDGDYARHSYTLEASLGYMISKDFALEANLVVPSFIQEDRTDVTQFRLSGLYFFGDDALKPYLTGAAGYENNSADGADDLDGTILSAGLGLQYDFSKRCFARAEARLDDLVNEDLEQMTYLLEVGYRFGGAGDTGYGYSKAAPVAPATTPATKPIPAAVAPVVVAPVTIVKDDDKDGINNTADKCPATPSGVSVDESGCPAFSGGLKGVKFESGSARLTPASQTILDAAATELSRYPDLSIEIGAYTDDRGSDALNQNLSQKRAESVRSYLLGKGIAADKLTAKGYGEASPIASNDTAEGRAENRRVEFVIVK from the coding sequence ATGAAAAAATCACTACTCTTATCAGCCATTGCCATTTCAAGTTTAACAAGCGCACAGCAAGCAGCTGCAGAATACGATTACTACGTAACTTATGGTGCTGGTCATACCGATCATGAGATCAGTGGCGACTATTTTTATGATGGCGATTACGCTCGCCACAGCTACACCCTGGAAGCATCACTGGGCTACATGATTTCTAAGGACTTCGCGCTTGAAGCGAACCTAGTTGTGCCTTCTTTCATTCAAGAAGATCGTACCGATGTTACTCAGTTCCGCTTAAGCGGTTTGTACTTCTTCGGCGATGACGCGCTAAAGCCATATTTAACCGGCGCAGCAGGTTATGAAAATAACAGTGCAGACGGTGCGGATGACCTTGATGGCACTATTTTGTCTGCTGGCCTCGGTCTGCAATATGATTTTTCCAAACGTTGTTTCGCTCGTGCTGAAGCCCGCCTAGACGATCTGGTAAACGAAGATCTCGAACAAATGACCTATTTACTCGAAGTGGGTTACCGCTTTGGAGGTGCAGGTGATACAGGCTATGGCTACAGCAAGGCAGCTCCAGTCGCACCAGCCACAACACCAGCAACTAAACCAATACCTGCCGCAGTCGCTCCAGTGGTTGTTGCACCAGTCACTATCGTAAAAGACGACGATAAGGACGGTATCAACAACACCGCTGATAAATGCCCTGCGACCCCGAGCGGTGTTAGCGTTGATGAATCGGGTTGCCCTGCTTTCTCTGGCGGTCTTAAAGGCGTGAAATTCGAATCAGGTTCTGCGCGTTTGACCCCTGCAAGCCAAACGATTTTGGATGCTGCAGCGACAGAGCTTAGCCGCTACCCAGATTTGAGCATCGAAATTGGCGCATATACAGATGACCGTGGTAGCGATGCTTTAAATCAGAACCTAAGCCAGAAACGAGCTGAATCTGTTCGCTCTTACCTTTTAGGTAAAGGGATTGCTGCCGACAAACTCACGGCGAAAGGTTATGGCGAAGCAAGTCCTATCGCCAGTAACGACACAGCAGAAGGTCGTGCAGAAAATCGCCGCGTTGAATTTGTAATCGTTAAGTAA
- a CDS encoding ABC transporter permease → MTLYRQTLLALRLLWREARSGELTLILLALILAVTATTAIALFSARLNLAMEANANDLLGADRRISSTTQLPDEWQTKAQNLDLKTARTMEFPSVVLHGDEMALAAIKAVDDGYPLRGRLAISPEMYGAGDPQLHGPQPGEAWAEARLLALLNVEVGDSVELGVSQLRISGVITEESDRGGNFYTLSPRLMVNWRDVENSSLLGPGSRINYRLLLAGSDDALNSLEQELVLEPNQKFESLDDGNQAMAGSLSRAKQYLGLSALLAVVLASVAVAICAQRYAQRHFDISALMRTFGLSQGQVLYIYTSQLFWIGTIATLVGAGLSLLLQAGLIEVLGDLLPDNLPAAPWSAWLLGLSSGLISLLGFALPHLMPLSRVSPLRVLRRDLVPVPLQGWFLAALALIALTFLLWLFTADVVLSLGMMGGGTLVVLLLLALLHLGIRLLRRRLQNIDLPLALRFAWQHLSRNSRQTAGQIIAFALTLIVMIVIGVVRNDLLADWQRSLPDDAPNVFAMNIQDYEREEFSFALDSAGLRAEPLYPMVPMRLVSINDVSVAELAIADDRAIDRDLISTTFNRLPDNNEIEEGDWSLMTSQTQQLSVEAKLAKRLGIKLNDVIEFRASGINFKATVSSLRTVDWGSMTPNFYMVFSADVLVALPTSYLTSFYIPVEKQTALTQLIREFPGVTLLDTRYLLGQIQMLLQRLTLAIELILAFVLVAAGLVTIAILISSTQERLREGAVLRTLGASSGRIRQAQMVEFSLLGGVAGLLALLGSEAICYGLYTALLDIPYGGLGWLWLWLLPATMLVLVALGTLLMRRAVTVAPLRVLRELD, encoded by the coding sequence GTGACTCTATATCGTCAAACATTATTGGCGTTGCGGTTATTGTGGCGTGAAGCCCGCAGCGGCGAGCTCACACTTATATTGTTAGCATTGATATTGGCTGTAACGGCAACAACGGCAATCGCTTTATTTAGTGCGCGATTAAACTTGGCGATGGAGGCTAACGCCAATGACTTATTGGGTGCAGATCGCCGTATTTCGTCGACGACGCAATTACCGGATGAATGGCAGACTAAGGCGCAAAATCTAGATTTAAAAACCGCGCGAACGATGGAGTTTCCTAGTGTGGTATTGCATGGGGATGAGATGGCATTAGCCGCAATTAAGGCGGTTGATGACGGTTACCCATTGCGTGGCCGATTAGCCATCAGTCCAGAAATGTATGGAGCCGGTGATCCTCAGTTACACGGGCCGCAGCCCGGCGAAGCATGGGCGGAGGCGCGTCTTTTAGCGCTATTAAATGTAGAAGTCGGAGATAGCGTCGAGCTGGGTGTAAGCCAATTGCGCATTAGTGGTGTTATTACCGAAGAGTCTGATCGTGGCGGTAATTTTTATACGCTGTCGCCGCGCTTAATGGTGAATTGGCGCGATGTAGAAAACAGCAGTTTATTAGGCCCTGGTAGTCGTATTAATTATCGGCTTTTGCTAGCGGGTAGTGATGATGCGCTAAATTCTTTAGAGCAAGAATTGGTGCTGGAGCCGAATCAAAAATTTGAATCTCTAGATGATGGCAATCAAGCGATGGCGGGTTCGTTAAGTCGGGCCAAGCAATACCTTGGTTTATCCGCCTTGCTTGCTGTTGTACTGGCGAGTGTGGCAGTTGCTATTTGTGCTCAGCGTTATGCCCAGCGACATTTTGATATTAGTGCTTTAATGCGTACATTCGGTTTGTCGCAAGGCCAAGTGCTATATATTTATACCAGTCAATTGTTTTGGATAGGTACTATAGCCACTCTAGTGGGTGCCGGCTTGTCATTACTATTACAGGCGGGACTAATAGAAGTATTAGGAGATTTATTACCGGATAATTTACCGGCGGCTCCATGGAGTGCTTGGCTGTTGGGGTTAAGTAGCGGCCTGATTAGTTTATTGGGTTTTGCTCTACCCCATCTCATGCCGTTATCGAGAGTATCGCCTCTGCGTGTGTTGCGCAGAGACTTAGTGCCAGTACCTTTGCAGGGTTGGTTTTTAGCCGCTTTAGCACTTATAGCTCTGACCTTTTTACTTTGGTTGTTTACTGCGGATGTAGTACTTAGTCTCGGCATGATGGGAGGGGGAACACTGGTCGTTTTATTGTTATTGGCCTTACTGCATCTGGGGATTCGCTTATTACGCCGGCGCTTACAAAATATTGATTTGCCCTTGGCTTTGCGTTTCGCATGGCAGCATTTAAGCCGTAATAGTCGTCAAACCGCAGGTCAGATAATTGCTTTCGCATTAACCTTGATCGTGATGATTGTTATTGGCGTAGTGCGTAATGATTTACTCGCCGATTGGCAACGAAGTTTGCCAGATGATGCACCGAATGTATTTGCAATGAATATCCAAGATTATGAGCGCGAGGAGTTCAGTTTTGCGCTCGATAGTGCTGGGTTACGGGCCGAGCCTCTTTATCCTATGGTGCCCATGCGTTTGGTTAGTATCAATGATGTATCTGTAGCTGAACTCGCTATCGCCGACGACCGCGCTATTGATCGTGATTTAATTTCTACCACATTTAATCGCCTGCCCGATAATAATGAAATAGAAGAGGGTGATTGGTCATTGATGACGAGCCAAACTCAGCAGTTGTCGGTAGAGGCCAAGCTGGCCAAGCGCTTGGGAATTAAATTGAATGATGTGATTGAATTTCGCGCTTCAGGGATCAATTTCAAGGCGACTGTTAGTAGTTTGCGTACTGTCGATTGGGGCAGTATGACGCCCAATTTTTACATGGTATTTTCTGCCGACGTCTTAGTGGCGTTGCCCACAAGCTATCTCACAAGCTTTTATATTCCAGTAGAAAAACAAACAGCACTAACCCAGCTTATTCGTGAGTTTCCGGGTGTTACCTTGCTGGATACACGTTATTTGCTCGGGCAAATACAAATGCTGTTGCAGCGTTTAACTTTGGCAATTGAATTAATTCTGGCGTTTGTTTTAGTGGCTGCTGGATTGGTGACCATAGCGATTTTGATTAGTAGCACTCAAGAGCGGCTACGCGAAGGCGCAGTATTACGTACTTTAGGTGCTAGTTCAGGTCGTATCCGTCAGGCGCAGATGGTTGAATTTTCGTTGCTAGGTGGGGTTGCCGGATTGCTGGCGTTACTGGGAAGCGAGGCGATTTGTTATGGCTTATACACAGCCTTGTTAGATATTCCCTACGGTGGTCTGGGTTGGCTCTGGCTATGGTTGCTACCGGCTACAATGCTAGTGCTGGTTGCACTTGGCACATTGCTTATGCGACGTGCCGTAACCGTTGCTCCATTGCGGGTTTTACGAGAGCTAGATTAA
- a CDS encoding TonB-dependent receptor plug domain-containing protein, whose amino-acid sequence MISQKTLMVFAPLLILISVMAEATENDTASLDSYLDMNIEELLSMEVTSVSKKKQRLSESAAAIFVITHDDIRRSGVTSIPEALRLAPGIQVAKIDNAKWAISSRGFNTQFVNKLLVLIDGRSVYTQSYSGVYWEDQDTLLEDVDRIEVIRGPGATLWGANAVNGVINIITKAASETQGSLVQVSGGNEERVIAQLRHGIRINDDITARTYLKYADRDSSYAPDIDASANDDWQARRAGFRVDGGIKNDTWTVQGDAYSNLLSQTLDNIYLDPSNPANNPPDPVTPYRLFNTKDAINASGHNVLGRVNHQINSNSHASLQVYFDHTKRSEYILEQEKDTFDFDFQHRYSGFNRHDIVWGLGYRRIDDHYINSDIVTFNDSTEKTSSLISAFIQDEIALSEENLRLTIGSKFERTDFTGVEIQPSVKLLWIPAPGTTLWGSVSRAARTPSAMEQRGSISTGLLLLPGVDPISFSNDADGNFESEYLTAYELGFRIQPTETTSLDISAFYNDYGNAASYEYNTYQIVPNPYDPAADPLVIPSQTVFDNKMDVASKGVELVADWRVVSGWRLQSTYSYLTVDTQRDADSTDVFSRVPLEGGSPEHQATLRSIHDIKESMTFDLWMQYVSSLDSTTLSATRDDSIGEYSSVNARFAWLPKKNIELSLVGRNLFDNRHSEFVGEYYILRSEVERSLYAQVKVEF is encoded by the coding sequence ATGATTTCGCAGAAAACATTGATGGTTTTCGCCCCACTGTTGATACTGATATCCGTTATGGCCGAGGCGACTGAAAACGATACCGCAAGTTTAGATTCATACCTCGATATGAATATCGAAGAACTGCTGTCGATGGAGGTCACTTCTGTTTCAAAAAAGAAACAACGCCTAAGCGAATCCGCAGCAGCCATCTTTGTAATTACACATGACGACATCCGTCGCTCAGGTGTCACCAGTATTCCTGAAGCTTTACGTTTAGCTCCAGGCATTCAAGTCGCTAAAATTGATAACGCCAAATGGGCAATTTCGAGTCGTGGTTTCAATACACAGTTTGTGAATAAGCTACTGGTACTTATCGATGGACGTAGCGTCTACACGCAGTCATATTCGGGGGTTTATTGGGAAGATCAGGACACACTTTTAGAAGACGTGGACCGCATTGAAGTGATTCGCGGCCCAGGTGCTACCTTGTGGGGGGCCAACGCGGTCAATGGTGTCATCAACATTATTACTAAAGCGGCAAGTGAGACCCAAGGCTCTCTGGTCCAAGTCAGCGGCGGCAATGAAGAACGAGTAATCGCTCAACTACGCCATGGTATCCGTATTAATGATGATATAACGGCTCGCACTTATCTGAAGTATGCCGACCGAGATTCAAGCTATGCTCCAGATATTGATGCCAGTGCAAATGATGATTGGCAAGCGCGCCGGGCAGGCTTCCGTGTTGATGGCGGAATTAAAAATGACACATGGACAGTCCAAGGTGACGCTTACTCTAATTTACTCAGCCAAACTTTGGATAACATCTATTTAGATCCAAGCAATCCGGCCAACAATCCTCCTGATCCAGTAACGCCGTATCGCCTTTTTAATACCAAAGACGCAATCAATGCCAGTGGTCATAATGTATTGGGTCGTGTAAATCACCAAATTAATAGCAATTCGCACGCTAGCCTACAGGTCTACTTCGACCATACCAAACGTAGCGAATACATATTAGAACAAGAAAAAGACACATTCGACTTCGATTTCCAACATCGCTATAGCGGCTTTAATCGTCATGATATCGTTTGGGGCTTAGGTTATCGCCGTATTGACGATCACTATATAAATTCCGACATCGTTACATTCAATGACTCAACAGAAAAAACCAGTTCACTAATAAGCGCCTTTATTCAGGACGAAATTGCACTGAGTGAAGAAAATTTACGCCTCACAATTGGCAGTAAATTCGAACGCACAGACTTTACCGGTGTAGAAATTCAACCCAGCGTAAAACTGCTATGGATTCCAGCACCCGGTACTACCTTATGGGGCTCAGTATCCCGTGCGGCACGCACTCCTTCAGCAATGGAGCAACGCGGCTCTATCTCTACAGGTTTACTTCTATTACCCGGCGTCGACCCTATCAGTTTTTCAAATGACGCCGATGGAAATTTCGAATCTGAATACCTAACCGCGTATGAATTAGGCTTTCGGATACAACCTACAGAAACAACGTCTTTAGATATCTCAGCCTTTTATAACGACTACGGCAACGCCGCCAGCTATGAATACAATACTTACCAAATTGTGCCAAACCCTTATGACCCTGCGGCGGACCCATTAGTTATTCCTAGTCAGACTGTGTTCGACAACAAAATGGATGTGGCCAGTAAAGGGGTGGAGCTGGTTGCTGATTGGCGCGTCGTATCTGGATGGAGATTACAATCGACTTATAGCTACTTAACGGTAGATACCCAGAGAGATGCCGATAGTACCGACGTTTTTAGTCGAGTACCGCTTGAAGGTGGTAGCCCAGAGCATCAGGCGACTTTGCGTTCAATTCATGATATCAAAGAGTCAATGACGTTCGATTTATGGATGCAATATGTCAGCTCACTCGATTCAACCACACTGTCGGCAACTCGTGACGATAGCATCGGCGAATACAGCAGTGTTAATGCCCGCTTTGCTTGGTTGCCGAAGAAAAATATCGAGCTTTCATTGGTGGGAAGGAACTTATTCGACAACCGCCATTCGGAATTTGTTGGCGAATATTATATTCTGCGTAGCGAAGTAGAACGGTCTCTATATGCTCAAGTAAAAGTAGAATTTTAA
- a CDS encoding ABC transporter ATP-binding protein codes for MSGVDRNNVATSLSVSALTKTVETGGQALTILKGVNLEIKAGDAIAIVGASGSGKSTLLGLMAGLDLPTSGDVSLLGESLVNLNEDQRAAVRARGVSFVFQNFHLLPGLTALENVMLPLEIRSVKAARQEAKKLLAEVGLAQREHHYPSQLSGGEQQRVAIARAFAGAPEILFADEPTGNLDRKTGQQIEDLLFTLNRDSGTTLVLVTHDPKLAARCHRQVYMNDGELFEMTQEEKIL; via the coding sequence ATGAGCGGCGTTGATCGTAACAATGTAGCAACCTCTTTATCTGTTAGTGCTCTTACCAAAACGGTAGAAACAGGTGGGCAAGCACTGACTATCCTGAAGGGCGTTAACTTAGAGATCAAGGCTGGCGATGCAATTGCCATTGTTGGTGCTTCCGGTAGTGGTAAATCAACCTTACTTGGACTGATGGCCGGCCTTGATTTACCAACTTCAGGCGATGTGAGCCTGTTGGGCGAATCGCTAGTAAATCTTAATGAAGACCAGCGCGCCGCAGTGCGTGCGCGTGGCGTTAGCTTTGTCTTCCAGAATTTTCACCTCTTGCCAGGACTAACGGCGTTAGAGAATGTGATGTTGCCACTGGAGATTCGTTCCGTAAAAGCGGCGCGCCAAGAGGCAAAGAAATTATTGGCAGAAGTGGGTTTAGCGCAACGCGAGCATCACTATCCAAGTCAGTTATCGGGTGGTGAACAACAAAGGGTTGCGATTGCTCGTGCATTCGCCGGAGCGCCTGAGATTTTATTCGCTGATGAACCGACGGGGAATCTGGACCGGAAAACAGGGCAACAAATTGAGGATTTACTGTTCACTTTGAATCGTGATTCAGGCACCACACTAGTGTTGGTAACGCACGATCCTAAATTAGCAGCGCGCTGTCATCGCCAAGTGTATATGAACGATGGCGAGTTATTCGAGATGACGCAGGAGGAGAAAATCCTGTGA
- a CDS encoding M48 family metallopeptidase: MNFFEHQDQARRRTGLLSLLFFLAVAIIVVLLNIVFIVALAWSSHKPITLELVQAQPEIWLLGTAGALLVIFAGSGYKWLELRKGGRQVADMLGGRKIQSNTQDSDEQQLLNVVAEMAIASSMPIPDVYVLDDDSINAFAAGHQPSDAIIGVTRGCMEKLSREQLQGVIAHEFSHILNGDMRLNMQLMALLFGILFIGLVGRLLMHSSSRSRNSKNNAGPMIGLGLMVIGYSGVFFGSIIRAAVSRQREFLADASAVQFTRNPDGISGALKVIGYGAGSDVHNPASEEMGHLFFGQAFTSRLNIFATHPPLNERINRLDPSWNGQYLKPRVTSAPREIPSRKSTLDSATSAIISGLAGATSGGHADTKNQRIEPENNTTAVLSERQRALLNLQAAAIEPDSARILIFSLLIASPNKLIAREQQDLVRKQHGQQSFTTLLQFYPAAQTLLPGQRLPLVEKSLTALREMSPQQYENFHTTLVKLAKADGEIDLFEWCLYRLILQYLGAHFNTVHPAKPRYSQADAVASEIATVISYVACAGQEHPEDIDKAYAAGIAAGGFSAVKRDIAHTTSGSLNPLNRALAKLTQAYPHIKGRIIKALMATITSDRHITEDERDMVKTIATILESPIPKELIE; the protein is encoded by the coding sequence ATGAATTTTTTTGAGCATCAAGACCAAGCACGCCGTCGAACCGGCCTGCTAAGCTTACTCTTTTTCCTCGCGGTCGCGATCATCGTCGTTTTGCTCAATATCGTATTTATTGTTGCTTTAGCGTGGTCAAGCCATAAACCCATTACCCTTGAATTAGTACAAGCTCAGCCAGAAATATGGCTGCTTGGGACCGCGGGCGCGTTGCTCGTTATTTTCGCAGGTAGCGGCTATAAATGGCTGGAATTACGCAAAGGCGGGCGACAAGTCGCCGATATGCTCGGTGGCCGGAAAATTCAATCCAATACACAAGATAGTGACGAGCAACAGTTACTCAATGTTGTCGCAGAAATGGCCATCGCCTCGTCAATGCCAATACCGGATGTCTATGTTCTCGATGACGACAGCATTAACGCCTTTGCTGCAGGCCATCAGCCTTCGGATGCCATCATTGGGGTAACTCGCGGCTGTATGGAGAAACTATCCAGAGAGCAACTACAAGGTGTCATTGCCCACGAATTCAGCCATATATTAAACGGCGATATGCGCCTGAATATGCAACTGATGGCGTTACTCTTCGGTATTTTATTCATCGGCTTGGTCGGCCGATTACTCATGCATTCATCCTCTCGTAGCCGCAATTCTAAAAATAATGCGGGGCCTATGATAGGTTTAGGTTTGATGGTTATTGGCTATAGTGGTGTATTTTTTGGCAGTATTATTCGTGCTGCGGTGTCGCGCCAGCGCGAGTTTTTAGCCGATGCATCCGCGGTACAGTTCACCCGTAATCCCGATGGTATAAGCGGTGCATTAAAGGTCATTGGCTATGGCGCTGGTAGTGATGTACACAATCCGGCCAGTGAGGAAATGGGACATCTATTTTTCGGTCAGGCATTTACTTCGCGCTTAAATATCTTTGCGACACATCCTCCGCTCAATGAGCGTATTAATCGTTTAGATCCTTCGTGGAACGGCCAATATCTTAAGCCGAGAGTAACGTCAGCTCCTCGGGAAATCCCCTCTCGTAAGAGCACACTCGACAGCGCAACTTCTGCGATTATTAGCGGCTTAGCGGGTGCTACCAGTGGTGGTCACGCTGATACTAAAAACCAAAGGATAGAGCCCGAAAATAACACCACCGCCGTTTTATCTGAACGCCAACGGGCACTGTTAAATTTACAGGCGGCGGCGATTGAGCCAGACAGCGCACGTATATTGATATTTTCGTTATTAATTGCGTCGCCGAATAAATTAATCGCAAGAGAACAGCAAGATTTAGTGCGTAAGCAACACGGCCAACAATCATTTACAACCTTGCTACAGTTTTACCCTGCCGCACAAACACTCTTGCCTGGCCAACGCCTACCGCTGGTCGAAAAATCGCTGACGGCATTAAGAGAAATGTCGCCGCAGCAATACGAAAATTTTCATACGACGCTGGTCAAGCTCGCGAAAGCCGACGGTGAAATTGATTTATTTGAATGGTGTTTATACCGTTTAATATTGCAATATTTAGGTGCACATTTTAATACTGTTCATCCAGCAAAGCCGCGATATAGCCAAGCAGATGCAGTAGCTAGCGAGATCGCCACGGTTATCTCTTATGTTGCCTGTGCAGGCCAAGAACATCCTGAAGATATTGATAAAGCATATGCCGCGGGAATTGCAGCCGGTGGCTTCTCTGCGGTGAAGCGAGATATAGCGCATACCACCTCGGGCTCACTCAATCCATTAAACCGCGCTCTGGCAAAATTAACCCAAGCCTATCCTCATATAAAAGGGCGGATTATTAAGGCATTAATGGCAACCATTACAAGTGATCGCCACATTACTGAAGATGAACGCGACATGGTTAAAACGATAGCCACTATTTTAGAATCGCCAATTCCGAAAGAGCTTATCGAATAA
- a CDS encoding YnbE family lipoprotein, with protein MKFQPSAVLLVAPLAVVLSACTLKVAAPEKPITINLNVKIEHEVRIKVEKDLENLFESEDGLF; from the coding sequence ATGAAATTCCAGCCAAGTGCAGTGCTATTGGTGGCTCCTCTAGCGGTGGTACTCAGCGCCTGTACTCTTAAGGTGGCCGCCCCAGAGAAACCCATCACCATTAACCTAAATGTCAAAATCGAACACGAGGTCCGCATCAAAGTGGAAAAAGACCTCGAAAATTTGTTTGAGTCGGAAGACGGTTTATTCTGA